CGAGCAGTTCAGCGGCCAGCGCAACGGTCGCGACACCGGCCAGCTCAACGCGTACTTCGAACAGGCCGCCATCGAGGCACGGACCTGTCGCATCTGTGGCGCGGCGAACGGCTCCGACTACACCTACTGTCACAACTGTCAGGAACGGCTGGCGACTGACGACTGACGTGGTTACTCGCCTTTGACGCCGGTGACTGCGTAGCCAGCGTCCTCGACAGCTTCGAGAATCCCGGCGTGGTCGGCGCTGGCCTCATAATAAAACACGAGATCAAAGGAGCCGTTGCGCAGAAGCTGCTGACACTCCCAGACGAACTCCTCGTCGTCCAGCGTGAGCCCTTGGTGCTGGTTCGACGCGAACTCAGGGTCGTCGCTGCCGGAGTAGACAAACGTATCCGTCGGGTCCAGCCCCGCACCCTCGGCGATGAATTCGCCGACCTCGATGGTGGCCTGCATCATCTCTATCTCGTCGCTGCCGTCGTATTCTGTGTGGACGACAGCACCGTTGAGCTGGATCTCGCCCGGCTCGAGCAGCTGTTTGGTCCGGCGGTAAAGGTCGTCGTCGAGTGCGTCGGCCTCGCTCATACCATGCGGTCGGTGTTGCTCTCCCTAAGATACTTCGGATTCGGAGCGCTGGTCGGTCTATCCGAAGATATTCGGTTCGAGAG
The Haloarcula sp. CBA1129 genome window above contains:
- a CDS encoding DUF5778 family protein; the protein is MSEADALDDDLYRRTKQLLEPGEIQLNGAVVHTEYDGSDEIEMMQATIEVGEFIAEGAGLDPTDTFVYSGSDDPEFASNQHQGLTLDDEEFVWECQQLLRNGSFDLVFYYEASADHAGILEAVEDAGYAVTGVKGE